The Rhabdothermincola salaria genome segment ACGGACGGAGGAAGCCCCGAGGTCGACGGCCGCGACCAGCAACGTCTCCAAGCTGCGGTGCGCAGCCCGGGGTCGGGTCACAGCCCGGTCGCCACCCGGTTGAAGCCTCGCTCCTGGGCCACCGCTCGCCGGTAGCCCAGTCGGCGGAAGGTCCGGATCGGGTCCATGGCCGCCCCGCCGAGCCGTCTGGCCTCGGCGACGAGCGGGCGGACATCCGTGCGGTAGGCCCGCTGCAGGATCTCCGCGGCGGCGACAGGGTCGTCGGCGTCCTGGGCCTCGGTGAGCGCACCACGGTCGACCAGGAGGGCCTGGGCCAGGCTCACCTGGATCTGGTCGGTCGCCTGGATGAGGTCCTCGATCGGGTCCTTCACGTTGTGGCTCTCGTCGATCATGTACGCCAGATCGGGCAGCGACCCTCCTCCGTGGAGGAGGAGCTCGAGCATGATCAGGAAGAGCTGGTACGGCTGGATCGACCCGACGGTGAGGTCGTCATCGCCGTACTTGGAGTCGTTGAAGTGGAACCCTCCGAGCCGGCCGGTCATCGCGAGGCGGCTCACCACCTGTTCCACGTTGCAGTTGGGCAGGTGGTGGCCCAGGTCCACCAGGCATCGGGCTCGGGAGCCGGCCGCTTGGGCCAGCAGGAGCGACGAGCCCCAGTCGGCGTTCACCGAGGAGTAGAAGGCCGGCTCGAACGGCTTGTGCTCGGTGTACAGGGTCCACTCCTCTGGGAGGGCGTCGTGGACCTGTCGCAGGCACGTCGCCACCCGGTCGAACTGGGTGCGGAAGTCCGCCTGGCCCGGATGGTTCGTCCCGTCACCCAGCCACACGGTCAGCCCGGTCGAGCCGAGCGCGTCGCCGAGGGCGATCACCTCGAGGTTGTGCTCGACGGCAGCGGCCCGCACCGACTCCGACGAGGCCGACATCGACCCGTACTTGTAGGTGATCGCGCCTTCCCGGGTGGTGGACGGATTGTCCTGGAAGGTGTTGGAGTTCATGGCATCGAAGCGCAGTCCGAGGCTGGCTGCGTGCTCGCGCAGGGCCACGGGTTCGGCGGGGCGGTCCCACGGGACGTGCAGGCTGATGCTGGCGTTGGCGCCGGTCAGGGCATGCAGCGCGGCCACGTCGTCGACCTTCTCCTCCACGGTGCGTGGCTCACCTGGGATCGGGAAGCGTCCGAACCGGGTGCTCCCCGTGCCCAGTGCCCAGGAAGGTGCCGCGACCGAGAAGCCCCTGAGGGCGGCGACCACGTCGTGGGCCGAGGCCCCCGAGCGGGCGACGACCTCGCTGGCGTGGTCGAGGTCGGCGTCGTGGTGGTCTCTCAGCCCCGCCTCAGCCTCGGCGATGCTCGCAGTCTCGATCCGGATGGCCATGGCGACGGACCTTTCGTGGGTGGTCGTGGACCGACCGACGGTCTCTCCGTGTCGCCGGCGGTCGACCCGATCGCCGGCGGCGTGCGTGACGCCACCCTATCCACCCAGCCGTCTTCGCGCCCGAGGATCGGTGAGTGATCAGACGTGTCTGAACATCCGCATCCGAAGTCCAAGGGGTGTAAAAGTAAGGATTTCCGGCTTGCATGATGCCTCGTCACCGTACAGGATCTGAGGTATCGAACAAGTTCGCACACACTCTCACCATGGGAGCCCGGGCGGTTGAGCAACGGTGCCGAGAGCTCCTCTCGCCAGGTCCTCCTCGTCCGCCACGGAGAGACCGAGGACAACGTCCGGGGTCGCTTCCTCGGACGGGGAGACCCCCCGCTCAACGGGCGCGGGCGGTGCCAGGCGCGTCAGCTGGCGCCGGTGCTGGCCTCCTTCGCGCCCGAGGTGCTCGTGACCAGCCCGGCTCGCCGCGCCGCCGAGACCCTCGTCGAGGCCGCCGGTGGGCACCACCCGGTGCTGGACGACGCCTTCCGGGAGGTCGACTTCGGTCGGTGGGAGGGCCGTACCCGCGACGAGGTCGCCGCGCTGGATCCCTCTGACCACGAACGCTTCGCCAGCGGGGCGGTCTCCGGGTTCCCCGGGGGCGACCGGGTCGCCGACATCGCCGATCGAGCGGGCGGCGCCCTCGACCGGTACCCGGGCGACCGCCTGGTGATCGTCACCCACGCCACCACGATCAGGATCCTGGTCGCGTCGCTGCTGGGCATCCCGGTGGAGCACTACCGCCTCCGGCTGGCGCGGCCGGGCAACGGTTCCTGGTCCCGGCTGGAGCACGCCGCTGGCGGATGGCGCCTCGTCGCCTACGGCGTGGTGCCCGGCACCGGCCGGGACGCAGGAGAGGGGGGTGAGCCATGACGAGCGCCGAGCCCCTCTACCTCGGTATCGACGTCGGGACCCAAGGCGTGCGCACCGTGGCGGTCGACGTGGCCGGACGGGTGTTGGCGCGAGGCCACCACCCGCTTGAGCCGGTCCCCGGCGCCGGTCCCCAGGAACAGGATCCGGAGACGTGGTGGCACGCGGTGGTGCAGGCCCTCGAGGCACTCGGTGGTGCCCGCCGCCGCGTCCGTGCCCTGGCCGTCGCCTGCACCTCGGGCACCGTGTGCGTCCTCGATGGCGACGGAGCCCCGGTCCGACCCGCCCTCCTGTACTCGGACCCCAGAGCCGTTCCCACCCCGGGCGCCGACGCCAGTTGGGCGGTGTCGAAGCTGGCCTGGTTGGCGGCGGAGACTCCAGCGGTGCTCGAGGTCGCACGGGAGATCACCAGCCCGGGCGGGTACCTCGCCGGCCGGTTCCTCGGTCGATCGGCGCCGATCGACCAGACACAGGCCCTGAAGTTCGGGTTCGAGCCCGAGTCGTGGACGTGGGGTCTGATGCCCGTCGCCGCCGACCTCCTGCCCGACGTGGTCCCGACGGGCAGCTCACTCGGTTCGATCGATCCTGCCGTCGCCACGGCCACCGGTCTCGATCCCGACGTCGAGATCGTGGTCGGTCTCACCGATGGCGTGGCCGGGCAGTTGGCCTGCGGCGCCGGGCCCGGTCGCTGGGTGACCGTGATCGGTTCGACGATGGTCTGGAAGACGGTGGCCGAGCACCCGGTGACGGCGATGGACCACGGTGTCTACAGCCATCGGGGACCGGGGTCCTGGTGGCTCCCGGGTGCCGCGGCCAACGCCGGCGCCCGGATCCTGTCGACGTGGGCCACCCCGGAGCAGCTCGACGACCTGGCGGCGAGCGTCAGGATCACGCCGTCCACCCCGGCTGCCTATCCGAGCGTCGTCGTCGGCGAGCGGTTCCCGTTCGCCGATCCGTGCTTCGAGCCCTTCGGGGTCGAGGCCGCCACCCCGGACGACCGCTACGCGGCCGAGGTGCTCGGCGCCGCGTTCGTGGAGCGCTGGGGCTGCGAGCAACTGGTCGCCGACGGCTGTGCGCCGCCCTCGGCGATCGCCGCCGCCGGTGGGGCCGTCCGCTCCGAGGTGTGGACGCAACTGCGAGCAGACGTCCTCCAGCTGCCGCTCGACCTGCCGGTCGAGCCGAGCTCTGCCTTCGGTGCGGCGATCGTCGCGGCGGGTTCGGCCCATGGAGGAGTGGTCGGTGCGGTCGGCGAGATGGTCCGCCACCGCGCCCGCGTCGATCCCGATCCCAGGTGGGCCGACGCCTGGACGGTGGCGTACGAGCGATTCAGAGAACGATGCCACGAACGTCGAAGGAGCCTGCGTGAACGTCCGCGATGAGTTGGTCGAGATGTGTCGTCGCCTGGGCGAGGTGCCCCGCGACCTGGCCGTCCTGGCCGAGGGGAACGCCTCGGCACGGCTGGGTGCGGACGACTTCCTCGTCACCACGAGCGGCTCGCACCTGGCCACGCTGGCACCGACCGAACTCGTGACCGTCGACCTGGCCGGGGCACTGCAGGCCGCGAGGGCGCCCGGGACGCTGGCGACCCGCGAGGTCCTCGCCCGGGCCGTCGTGACCGATGCGGGCACCCACGGTGGTGCGCCGTCGATCGAAGCGGCGCTGCACGCGGTGGTCCTGGACCGGACCGGGGCGGGGTTCGTGGGCCACACCCACCCCACCACGATCGTGGGGCTGGCCTCCAGCACCGCGTTCGACGTGGCCTTCGAGGGCTCGGTCTTCCCTGACGAGGTGGTGGTGTGCGGGCCGGCCTACCTGGTCGTGCCCTACGCCTCCCCGGGCCCGGAGCTGGCCGGGAGGTTGGCGGCGTCGTTGGACGAGTACCGGGCCGCGTGGGACGAGTGGCCGCGGGCGGTGGTGCTGGGCAACCACGGGCTGTTGGCGATCGGTGAGTCCACCGCAGAGGTGCTGGCCATCACCACGATGGCCGAGAAGGCGGCCCGCGTCCGTGCGGTCGCCCTCGCCGCCGGGGGGCTCAGAGCGCTGCCGCGGGACGAGGTCGAGGCGCTGCTCGGACGGACCGACGAGCAGCGCCGCCGTCGTCGACTGGTCGAGGGCGGCCGATGAACCCGCCGCGCCGGGCCCAGGCCGGTGGCCAGGCTCGGGAGTCCCGC includes the following:
- a CDS encoding TIM barrel protein; translated protein: MAIRIETASIAEAEAGLRDHHDADLDHASEVVARSGASAHDVVAALRGFSVAAPSWALGTGSTRFGRFPIPGEPRTVEEKVDDVAALHALTGANASISLHVPWDRPAEPVALREHAASLGLRFDAMNSNTFQDNPSTTREGAITYKYGSMSASSESVRAAAVEHNLEVIALGDALGSTGLTVWLGDGTNHPGQADFRTQFDRVATCLRQVHDALPEEWTLYTEHKPFEPAFYSSVNADWGSSLLLAQAAGSRARCLVDLGHHLPNCNVEQVVSRLAMTGRLGGFHFNDSKYGDDDLTVGSIQPYQLFLIMLELLLHGGGSLPDLAYMIDESHNVKDPIEDLIQATDQIQVSLAQALLVDRGALTEAQDADDPVAAAEILQRAYRTDVRPLVAEARRLGGAAMDPIRTFRRLGYRRAVAQERGFNRVATGL
- a CDS encoding histidine phosphatase family protein; translation: MSNGAESSSRQVLLVRHGETEDNVRGRFLGRGDPPLNGRGRCQARQLAPVLASFAPEVLVTSPARRAAETLVEAAGGHHPVLDDAFREVDFGRWEGRTRDEVAALDPSDHERFASGAVSGFPGGDRVADIADRAGGALDRYPGDRLVIVTHATTIRILVASLLGIPVEHYRLRLARPGNGSWSRLEHAAGGWRLVAYGVVPGTGRDAGEGGEP
- a CDS encoding FGGY-family carbohydrate kinase, coding for MTSAEPLYLGIDVGTQGVRTVAVDVAGRVLARGHHPLEPVPGAGPQEQDPETWWHAVVQALEALGGARRRVRALAVACTSGTVCVLDGDGAPVRPALLYSDPRAVPTPGADASWAVSKLAWLAAETPAVLEVAREITSPGGYLAGRFLGRSAPIDQTQALKFGFEPESWTWGLMPVAADLLPDVVPTGSSLGSIDPAVATATGLDPDVEIVVGLTDGVAGQLACGAGPGRWVTVIGSTMVWKTVAEHPVTAMDHGVYSHRGPGSWWLPGAAANAGARILSTWATPEQLDDLAASVRITPSTPAAYPSVVVGERFPFADPCFEPFGVEAATPDDRYAAEVLGAAFVERWGCEQLVADGCAPPSAIAAAGGAVRSEVWTQLRADVLQLPLDLPVEPSSAFGAAIVAAGSAHGGVVGAVGEMVRHRARVDPDPRWADAWTVAYERFRERCHERRRSLRERPR
- a CDS encoding class II aldolase/adducin family protein: MNVRDELVEMCRRLGEVPRDLAVLAEGNASARLGADDFLVTTSGSHLATLAPTELVTVDLAGALQAARAPGTLATREVLARAVVTDAGTHGGAPSIEAALHAVVLDRTGAGFVGHTHPTTIVGLASSTAFDVAFEGSVFPDEVVVCGPAYLVVPYASPGPELAGRLAASLDEYRAAWDEWPRAVVLGNHGLLAIGESTAEVLAITTMAEKAARVRAVALAAGGLRALPRDEVEALLGRTDEQRRRRRLVEGGR